The Pseudodesulfovibrio sediminis genome includes the window GCAGAAGTACAGGGGCTCAAGGCAGGGGTCAGCTCAGGTCGTGGCGGAAGCCAGCATTTGAAGCAGGGCAATTTTTTTTCAAATGGGATTCAAGGTGGTGGAGCGCCTATAGCCTGCGGTTTGGCCATGGGAGAAAAACGGCGCGGAACGCAGGGAATAGTGGCCTGCTGTATAGGCGATGGCACTCTCGGACAAGGGGTCCTGTATGAGTCTTTGAACATGGCCTCCCTGTGGTCTTTGCCCGTGTTGTTTCTGGTGGAAGCAAACGGGTATGCTCAATCGACTCCTACAGCCGCTGGTGTTGCCGGTTCCATCAAGGATCGGGCGGGTGCTTTTGGCATTCAGGTCATGGAGACATCTTCAACCGATGCGCAGGAGTTGTGCCGGTTTGGAGAAAAAGCCGTCAGGACTGTTCGCGAGTCGGCAGCGCCTGTGTGGGCTGTCATACATTCCCGCCGGTTATGCGCACACAGCAAAGGTGATGACACTCGTCCTGCAGAGGAAGTTGAGCGTTTATGTCAGTCTGATCCTCTCGAGTTGCACGCACAAAAGTTGTCTCAGAGCGAACGTGAACGCATAGACACAGCCGTGACCAAAACGATAACCGAAGCACTCGCTTCCTTGGAAAAGGGGATGCGATGACCACTGTTCTTCAGTCGCTGAATCAGGCTTTTCACAGGGTGATGGAGATCCATCCCGATGTGCTGGCCATTGGGGAAGACATTGTTGATCCGTATGGTGGTGCCTTCAAGGTGACCCGTGGATTGAGTACGGCTTTTGGTGACAGAGTCATCTCCAGTCCCATTAGCGAGGCTGGCATCACAGGGTTAGGCATAGGATTGACCTTGCAGGGATTTCGACCTGTGGTTGAAATCATGTTTGGTGATTTCATCACGCTTTGTGCTGACCAGCTTGTGAATCAGGCTTCAAAAATAGCAACTATGTATAGCGAACCGGTCAGTGTGCCTCTGATAGTCAGGACACCCATGGGGGGGCGCAGGGGGTATGGCCCAACCCACAGCCAGACCTTAGAACGGATGTTTCTTGGTGTGTCTGGCTTGGATGTCATTGCACTGTCGCCCTTGGTTGATTGTGGCAGCCTCTTTGAGCAGGTTGTCCTGACCACGGATGTACCGACTCTTTTCGTTGAGAATAAATCCCTCTATGCGATGCCTATTCTCAATGCTGAGTCCGTCAGCAAACGGTATGGCATGACTCTCAAAAGCTCCAATCAGGCGATTCCGACGATGACAGTTTCATTCGGGGGAGAACCTGATGTGACCGTTGTAACCTACGGTGGTATGGTGCCGGTCGTCCTTGAGGCGGTGAAGCAGGTCTATGAGAAAGAGGATTTGCTCTGTGAAGTTATCGTGCCCCATTGTATTTCATCGATCCCTGATGTCGAGTTGTGCGAGAGTGTAAGCATTTCCCGACGGCTGGTCGTCGCCGAAGAGAGTGGGATCGGGTATGGATGGGGGAGCGAAGTGATCGCCAATATTTCAAGGATTGCATTGGATGCTCCTCCTCAACGAGTAGGGGCATCGGAATCCTCCATCCCTGTAAATAAAGCGTTGGAAGCCGAAGTGCTGCCTCAGGTAGAGAACGTGGTTCAAGCCATAATAAACTCCGTCGATGAAGATCTGCAATAGCTGTAAAGAACCAAGGACAAGATACATGGCTCATAAAGTACTGATACCCCGACTCAATCCCAACGAGGATGAAGTGCTTGTCGTAGAAACTCTTGTGGACGGTGATCGTGTCGAAGTTGGTGATGAACTCTTTGTGGTGGAATCAACCAAAGCTGCCATGTCTGTTGAGAGCGACTTTGCTGGTTTCGTGCGTGGTCTGGCTATTGAAACGGGTGAGTACGCGCACGTTGGCAGCATTGCCTTATTCATAACAGCAACGCCCGATGAGTCTTATTTAGACGAAGATTCGCCCACGCAGACCCCGTCAGATGAACCAAAGAAGTCGACGGCAAAGAGCCGTTTGCTCGCCAAGAAGCGGTCTCGATCGACACGAGGAAAAAAACAGAAGGTCGGAGCAGTGACGGATGTTGCTCTTGCTGCTGATCTGGACTGGGTCCGTTCGGCCAAGGGAGAACTCGGTGAACTTGCTCTTGCTGAAGAGTATAGGGATTACACTGAGGACACTCGTTGGGATAATGCGGGATGTTGCAGCATAGGAGAAGGTGTCACTTTCGGTGCCGGGAGTATGGTTCGCGCCAAACGGCTGGTCATTAAGGATGGAGTGTCCATTGGCCCCAATACCTTCATTGAAGGGGATGACATTTTTCTGGGAGAATTCGTCAAGGTAGGCAAAAATACAAGCATGGTGAGTGTGGATATTATCTTGGGTGCTGGGGCCTATGTCGGACATGAGGTTGAAGTGGACCTCAGTGGTGGGCGTTCAGGTGAATCCAGATTCTGGGGCGGGCCAGCTTCACTGATTTCCCCTCGATGTTATGTGAATACGGCTCGGGAGGTCGTTCTTGAAACAGAGTCTGCCCTGAGTCCGGGAGTGAGCGTTTTCACTCATCGTTTCTGGCAGTCTGTGCTGGATGGGTATGACGCCCTGTTCGCAGGGGTTCGCCTGTGTGAGAAATCCTGGGTCGGTTCGGGATGCCAGGTGCTGCCTGGAGTCGTGGTCGGTCATGGAGCTGTTGTCATGTCCGGTTCAACCGTTGTGGATCAGATTCCCCCTGCCACGCTGTGCGGTGGTGTGCCGGCAACCGTCATCCGCAAGTCGGTGAAAAGAGACCTTTCTCAAGAGGACAAGGTTCAGGTGCTGGAGTCCATTTTAGATGAATTCTCCACGGTCTTGAAATTCAAGGGATGTGAGGTCGGCATGTTGATCACTGGCAAAGGGATAGCAGTAACAACGCCGGACACTGTTGAACGACAGATTGTTATTTGTACTGATTCTTCTTTAGAGGGGATATTGCCCGGGAGCATTGTGCTGAGTTTAAACGGTTTTCTGCCTGAAATGACCGAGGTCTATATTTTTGATCTCGTGGGCGGTGTGGTCCGAGGGGATGAAGACAGGCTGGTTCATGAAGTGCGTAACTTCTTGCGTCGGAAAGGTATCCGTTTTCAGCCGTATGCATGGGATGCAGATTACCGACGCGGCCTGTAGAGGGGAATCCTTATGTCAGCTATCACTTTAGCCCTGCAGGGCATAGTGGCCCCGGAACTCAGAGACTATGGAGTCCGTATTCCGTATGCGGCCAAAACGTTTGGTCACCTTGTCGACGGACTGGAAATTGGTATGCATGCCCATATGGCCCCCAATATTGCCCAGAGGATTCTCCGTCCTGATGTGAAGAAAACCTTGCGAGAATTTTCGCGCAACTCGTTGCATTTTGCTGCTCATCCAGATCATCCCGTGGACAGTGAAGTCCTTTCTTCGATTATCGGACTGAGCTCAAGTCTGTATGAAGAAGGGCTTATCCATACCGTGAGCTTCCATCTGGACATGCAGCCTTTTCTGGATACCATTCGGCAATCTCTCCCTTTAGAGCTGAGAGTGCTTTTTGAGAATCTAGACGGGAGGAGTACAGCCTTCAACACGCTTGAGGCGATGGTCCAAGCCGTGCGAGATTTTCCTGGTTGGGGCGTATTGCTGGATGTGGCTCATGTTCTTGAAATGCAGGAGCATACTGGTCAGTCCGTGCAGGATTTTTTCTCTGCTCTGGGTGACTCCATTCGTCAAATTCATTTTTCTATGCCGGGACATCTTTACGAGAAAGATGATCTCTGGCCCGGTTTTGAAGCCATGCACAGTTTTGCTTTCCTGGGTGGTGAGGCTGCGTTTGGGGCCTATCAATCTGTGGATCTTCTGTCCATTGAACACATCACGCTGGAGGGGGTGATCCCCCCGAATCATGAGGACTATGTCGCTCGGGAAATCGAGTACCTCAAGAGTCTCCGGCCTTCCTCCAAGTCCTTATCCTGAAGTCGAAAACACCCTGACCTTAGGGTCTTGAAGGTCCAATATGGCCAGAAGGCCACTGCGGCTTGTTGTTGGTGAGAGGCTCTGCACATTGATTGTTTTGTGCGCTGAGTTCAATTGTATTGTTGAGTTCGGATCGCCAGTGGCATCGCAGGAGTAGAGCCGGTTTTGCATGGCGATAACAATACAACCATTTATGGTGCCAGCACCCCGGCACTCATGGGAAAAAACCGTGCGTTTCCAAGGCCTGAAGTCTGTTGACTCAAGGCGTTCGATAATAGGGAAAAAATGGTCAGTCAGGAACAGGTTGCCCTTCCACACAACGAACTGGCGAGGCCAGAGGAGCACACTGCTTGGATGGATGACGGCTCGTGCGTGCGGTGCATTGAGGTCAATGGAACAGATCGTTCGCCTGGTAGTGCTGTCGTTTTGGAGGATGAGGTAGAGGCGATTTTGGTGACGGGCAAAATTGATGAGGTGTCGAGCCTCTTTTCTATCGGGTAACTGCTGTTCAAGATCGAGTGACACATGCTCTTTGAATGTGGTGTCTATGGCAATTATCTTGCGACCTGCGTCTCCGGCAATCCAGAGGATATCTTCGTCAGGCCAGAGGTGGGCAGAACGAAGCCAATCCCCATTCATTTCGTGGAGGAGCTCCTCTTTTTCAAAAAAGTGAAGGACTGGGTCGTTCAATTCTGTGACAGCGAGGATGTCGCTGCCGGAAATCCACGCTAGGTTCACAGGTGTTTTGAGTATTCCCTGCCCGTAAATTCCTGCAGGTTCCCAGCCAACGCTATTGACCGGTAAAGTGGCAAGGTAGTCCTCGCCCACAGAGTGAATCCTCTGTACCATCATTTTCCATATGTCACTATGGACAAACCCGGCTCTTGCCGTGTGATCAGGTAATGACTGAGCCAGTGCCTGATATGTATCAAGGCAATAATTACTGTCACTGTCGGGCGAGGTGAGATTATTCATTGACCCTTCGTTCATCGAGTATGTCCATCCTGAGTATATCTATTGAGTTCTGGACAAGGAGCGCCTCCTCTTCATGGAGAACGACACCTCTCGAATTTGTCCTGTCTTGATGCAGCAAGGCTTCCAATCGTCCTATTTTTATATGCTCTGTTTTTTTGAAGACTTGAGGAAAAGCCTGTCGGCCCCAGATCTTTTTTCCGTTGTGATCCAGCGTAAGGCATTTGGCGTTGTCACGACTCCAGAGTCCACACTCGGGTTCATAATGATTTTCTGCATGATACTGTCCGCCATGGATTTCCTTTTTGATTATGCAGTGCAGGGTTGAATGGGGTTCAAGATTGAACGGAAGCGTTGTCTTGAGTACGCCATTGGTGATCGGTGCATCGAGCCTTTCAAATCCATGGGATGTTGTCGCCAACAGGGTGGCAACGCCGTGTTGATTCTGTTCAAGTACGGTCTGGCAGACACGGTTCTTTTTCCGGTCAAGAGCCTCCTCGGGAAGCGGCTTCACATTTTCGATTATATGAAATTTCCTGAACTGGCAGGGATGGTCGCTTGGCTCTACACACGATGTAATGAGTGTGTCTGGTGCATCTTTCAGCAATGAAATCCCTTCTTCGATCGAAGACGGTGAAATGTGAGGGGCGAAACCGGAGAGAAGTACAAAAATATCGTCCTCTGCACCCAGCTGTTGCGCTGCGGCTTTGATTGTTGAGCCTTTCCCCACACAGCCGATAACCGAGAGGAAGGGGAGGCCCAAGTCCGTCAGAATTTTCTGGCTCTTGACTGAAGTCGCCAGAAAATTGACCGTGTGCTCATGTGGGATATGGCTCAAAAGTGTGTGGAGGTGGGGGAGTGCGATGTTGCAATACTCCCGGCTCCATGAGCAGCTCTCGTTGTAGCTATCTGTTATTAGGATTTGTATCGGCATGGCGCTGTCAATCAAGCTGCTTTTTCGAAGTTGTTGAGTCCGCGGCAAATGATCCTTTCTGCAAGCTCCATGTCGTGTTGTGTGTCGATATCAACCCATTCGATGGGATGTTGTAAAATATGGAAATACGGACTGTTGTGGACTTTGGGCTTCTGGCCGAAGAAGTATCCGTAACTCCTGTACCAACGACCAGAGGGTGTTTTTATCTGATTTTGGGGCACGATCGGCGTCAACTGCCCGTTGAAATCACGGCTTACGTAGTCAGAATATCCAGCCACGGTTTCCCGGGCGGTGAAGACAGGACTCATCCCCTCCTTGCCTTTGCTCACCAGTTCGGCAACGAGCCTGGGATTCCTGAACGGGTGGGTCGGATAGAGAGTGGCGTAAAAGTCTGGATAGTAGTTGTCCTCTCCAAGCTTGAGTAAAAGATGGTTTACTGCGCTCGTCGTAGATTCCTTGTCGCCTGCCAGTTCTTGCGGGCGCAGGAACGGAATTTCAGCACCGTACGCAACGGCAACTTCGGCGATTTCTGGATCTTCGGTTGAGACTATGATCCGGTCAAAACAGCCGGCCTCTTGTGCTGTAAGGATGGCGTGGGCTACCAGTGGGATGCCGCCCAGAAGGCGGATGTTCTTCCTGGGCAGCCCCTTGGAGTTTCCCCGTGCAGGAATGATGGCGAGAGCCTTGAAGTTATCCATTGTCTACTCTGTTGTTTGCAAATCGTTCGTTGAGATCAGTGACGATTCGTTGTGCTGTTTTGCCATCCCAGAACGTGGGAATTCTTGGTGTGGTAACACCTGACCCAAGAGCATCGTCTGCGGCGGAGGTGATGCTGTCCGGCTCCACAAGTCGGTTGGTTCCTTCAGTACAGGTGATTGGTCGTTCCGTGTTCGGGCGGATTGTCAGGCAGGGGATTCCGAGTATAGTGGTCTCTTCCTGCAAGCCGCCGGAGTCGGTGATCACCAGGGCTGCCCTGTGCATGAGTGATGTGAAATCGAGATATCCCTGAGGGGGAATGATGTGGATAGAGCCATGTTGCTCAAGAGTGGGAAGCATTCCCATATTGTCGAGCTGCTGGCGGGTCCGCGGATGCAGCGGAAGAACGAGAGGCATTCGAACCGAAAGCTCCATGAGGGCATTGATGATGGCCTTGAGTCTTGTCGGGTCATCAACATTGCCGGGACGGTGGAGGGTGACCACACAATATGTGTCGGCTTCAATGTCGAATTGTTCCCAGGCCCTCCGGCTTTGGATGGCTGGCATCATTGTGTTCAGGGAGTCGATCATGCAGTTCCCGACAAACGAAATGCGATTGGGCTCAACACCTTCTTGCAGAAGGTTTTCGGATGCATCTTCTGATGGCGTCCAGCAGATGGATGAGATGGCATCCGTGAGCACTCTGTTGATTTCTTCTGGCATCGTCTTGTCCCGACTGCGCAGTCCTGCTTCGAGATGGGCAACGGGGATATGCATTTTTACGGAGGTCAATGCACACGCCAGAGTCGAGTTGACGTCACCAGGAACCACAACCACATCCGGGGTCTGCTCAAGCAGGTACTTCTCATAAGCCACCATAACGGCAGCGGTCTGCGTAGCGTGGCTGCCGGAACCCGTTTGGAGGTTTACACTTGGCTCAGGAAGCTTGAGCTCATCGAAAAAGAGCTGGGACATGCTATAATCGTAATGTTGGCCAGTGTGCACGAGTTTTACGGTATAGTCGTTTTCACTGGACAGAGCATGCCAGAGAGGGGCTACTTTCATGAAGTTGGGCCTTGTGGCCGCGATTAAATGGATTGTCTTCATACCAGCTCTCTTTCCAACGCAGCGTATGTTTCAACCAAACGGGTGGCATCATGTTTCCAGGCATAGGGACCGGTTGCTGCGGCGAATCCATTTTCCGCTTTGTGCATCGCTTCTTCCTCATGGGAATGGATGTGAGCGAGCTGTGCCGCGAAGTCCGCTGCATTGTTGGCTTTGAATAGATAGCCTGAATTGGTTTCTTCAAGAATGCGTTTGAGCGGTCGGCAGTCACTCGCGAGAATGGGCCTTTTGCATATCATGTATTGAAAGAGCTTGTGTGGAACGGTGGTGTGCGTGTGCTCAAAGTCATTGTGTGGTACGAGACAAACCCGACTGGCGTGGATGTAGCTGTTTACCGTGTCAAACGGTTGCCAGTTAATGATTTCAACACTGTTACCGAGGCCCAGTGAATCAGCATAGTTTCGGATTCTGGCAGCGCTTTCGTCATTGGTCCCGACAAAGGTCAGGTGGAAGTTCGGAATCAGTTTCGCGGCATGAGCAGCACCATCCAGGGCTGTATCCCAGCCTCTATGCGGTCCAATTCCGCCAATGTATGAAACCATCCATTTATCTTTATATTTATCCAGGATGTTCTGGTCTGCCCTTTCGACCGGGAAGTCGAAAGTCGTTGTGTCTTCGGTATTGGAAACAGTCACAATTCTTGCCTGATCAAGGCCATACTTCAACAATCGTTCAGCCCCTTCAGGGACCACTACCACCACGCGTTTACATTTTTCGACAGCCGCTTTCTCATGCCATCTCCAGAGAGTGTAGTTGAACAGAATTGATGCTTTGAAGCGCATATATGGTGACAGATGAGATCGCCATGCCCGTTTGGCAGCCGGCATGTTTTCGTGAAAGTCTGCGACAACAGGGAGGCCACGGGGTATGGCGCAGTCCAGAACAAGGGGGAGATACGGAAAGTCATGGACATGTACGATGTCCGGTTTACATGTGTCGAGATAGTTTTCCACTACTGGCTTGACCCACGCCTCCCTCAGAGTGAAATTTGCCTTGCGACGTGCAAACCATGAGGGAGGGCCGCTGACATCTTCTCTCATGACATCAATTCCCGGCTCGAAAGTTTCGAATTTTTTCGAATGAGCACTCGTGGTCTTGGTGCAGATAGTGATTTTGTGCCCAGCCTCCACCAACGCATGTGCCTCTTTGGATATGCGGATATCAGGAGGAAACCCGTTGTTACATAAGTGGATCATGGCAATATGCATAATTGGCGTCCCGATTTGCGGCGTTTTACTCGTTGTGTGAACAATTTTCCCACTACTGAGTGAGGTTGTCAAAAGTCGGACAGAGCTGAGAATCTGTATCTATCTGTTTTTATGAGACTGTCTTGATTCTGGCCTTAGATGCTCATATCAGTATGTTTCTATGAAAAAAATATGCCAAAAGAATCTGTTTTGATGCTCTCTACTGTTTTTTCGGATGTTTTTCAAAAATGTTTACCGGGTGAATAAAAAAATGCCTACCGTCAGAGATGTGGCCTTCGCTGAAAACTCTTGTTAAGTGTTAGTGTATGGCCGATATCTCCTTCACCCATCCTGAACCGCCTCCGGCATCATCGCGTGTCTGGCCTGTTTTCCTGCCCTTTGCCGGGTGCCCCTACAGGTGCCTTTTCTGTGCTCAGGACAAGCAGACAGGGCAGGGGACAGCCGAGCTTGCATCCATTTTTCGTGATCTGGAGCTGGATCTGGAGCAGGCCCGTGTCGCAGGGCGCGGCCCGTATGAACTCGCTTTTTACGGCGGCACGTTCACGGCCCTGCCCGTTCCATGGCCCGAACGTTTTCTCGGGCTGGCTGTGCGTTTTCGGGAACAGGGGCTGGTGACGCGCGTGCGCTGCTCAACCCGGCCCGACTGTGTGGACGCGGCTTTGCTGTCGCGACTCAAGGCGCAGGGGCTTGATATGGTGGAGCTTGGTGTTCAGTCCTTTGACGATGCGATCCTGCGCGCCTCCGGTCGGGGGTATGATGGAGTGACCGCTCGTCGCGGTTGTATGGCTGTGCAGGAATCCGGCATGGGGCTGGGCATCCAGCTTCTTCCCGGTCTGCCCGGAGACCGTCCCGGTGTTTTTCAGGAGGACGCCCGGCTGGCCGCCGCCCTCAAGCCCGAGGTCGCACGGCTGTATCCCTGTCTGGTGATCCGGGGCACGCCCTTGGCCGCAATGTGGGAACAGGGCGACTACGCCCCATGGACGCTTGATCGTACCCGAGAGGAACTGGCTCTGGGCCTTTTGTCGCTGTGGGACACGGGCGTTCGTGTCATTCGGCTCGGCCTGCCTCCCGAAGGTACCCTTGCCGAGCATATCCTTGCAGGGCCGTGGCATCCGGCTCTGGGGCAGTCGGTGCGGGGGCTGGCACTCCTTGAAATAGTCCGAACGCAGGTGGAAAATGCAGGTTTCACCCCCACGGCCATGGATGTACCGCGCCGCTATCAGGGGGAACTGTTCGGCCATGCCAATGAGCTGGCCGAGAAGTATGCGGCCCTCGGTCTGGGGGCAGGCGCTGTCCGGTATGTGGACAGCACCGTATTCACTGTGCGTTGAGTCGGATTTCCCTTTACCCTGGATTAAAAAGAGACTATCTCTTATGTTCAGCCCGTGCGCGGGCACTTCACCGAACTATATGACCTCAAGTCGAGGAGCTAACTACACAGAATGGTAGAGCTTATTCGTGCGGCCAAAGCCGCGACCATGATCCCAGGAACGCCCGTCATCAACGACGCCGCTATTATTGTAGATCAGGGAATTATCCAGAAAGTCGGTACCTATGCCGACCTGGGCCCCACTTTTTCCGGTAAAGTCATGGACCTCGGTGACGTGTTCCTTGTCCCCGGTCTCATCAATGCCCATTCCCATCTCGAACTGGCCCACCTCAGAGGCAAATGCCCCAGTGGAAAGGGGTTCGTGACCTGGGTGGAAAACCTGCTCAAACAGCCCATCTTTGATCTTGACCCGGAAGCCCTTGAGTCAGCCTGTCAGGAACTCAAGCGAACCGGAACCTTCATGGTCGGGGACATCGCCACCCGTTTTGCCAAGGAGATGGCCGGAACGCTTGAAGCTTCCGGTCTTTTTTTCGTGGTGTTCTGCGAGGCCATTGGCGAGACTGTTCCCAAAAAGACGTTCATCCCGCAAGGGGAATTCGAGGCTGGCCTTATCTCCGTAGCCGGACACTCTCTGTATACAACACATAGAGATGTGCTTCGGGCGGCCAAGGCCGAAAC containing:
- a CDS encoding thiamine pyrophosphate-dependent dehydrogenase E1 component subunit alpha translates to MTEAAILEMASAGVLRGTCHVCIGQEINGVAVMGAMDSKLDHVVSNHRCHGHYLAFGGDVKSLLAEVQGLKAGVSSGRGGSQHLKQGNFFSNGIQGGGAPIACGLAMGEKRRGTQGIVACCIGDGTLGQGVLYESLNMASLWSLPVLFLVEANGYAQSTPTAAGVAGSIKDRAGAFGIQVMETSSTDAQELCRFGEKAVRTVRESAAPVWAVIHSRRLCAHSKGDDTRPAEEVERLCQSDPLELHAQKLSQSERERIDTAVTKTITEALASLEKGMR
- a CDS encoding alpha-ketoacid dehydrogenase subunit beta; protein product: MTTVLQSLNQAFHRVMEIHPDVLAIGEDIVDPYGGAFKVTRGLSTAFGDRVISSPISEAGITGLGIGLTLQGFRPVVEIMFGDFITLCADQLVNQASKIATMYSEPVSVPLIVRTPMGGRRGYGPTHSQTLERMFLGVSGLDVIALSPLVDCGSLFEQVVLTTDVPTLFVENKSLYAMPILNAESVSKRYGMTLKSSNQAIPTMTVSFGGEPDVTVVTYGGMVPVVLEAVKQVYEKEDLLCEVIVPHCISSIPDVELCESVSISRRLVVAEESGIGYGWGSEVIANISRIALDAPPQRVGASESSIPVNKALEAEVLPQVENVVQAIINSVDEDLQ
- a CDS encoding biotin/lipoyl-containing protein, with translation MAHKVLIPRLNPNEDEVLVVETLVDGDRVEVGDELFVVESTKAAMSVESDFAGFVRGLAIETGEYAHVGSIALFITATPDESYLDEDSPTQTPSDEPKKSTAKSRLLAKKRSRSTRGKKQKVGAVTDVALAADLDWVRSAKGELGELALAEEYRDYTEDTRWDNAGCCSIGEGVTFGAGSMVRAKRLVIKDGVSIGPNTFIEGDDIFLGEFVKVGKNTSMVSVDIILGAGAYVGHEVEVDLSGGRSGESRFWGGPASLISPRCYVNTAREVVLETESALSPGVSVFTHRFWQSVLDGYDALFAGVRLCEKSWVGSGCQVLPGVVVGHGAVVMSGSTVVDQIPPATLCGGVPATVIRKSVKRDLSQEDKVQVLESILDEFSTVLKFKGCEVGMLITGKGIAVTTPDTVERQIVICTDSSLEGILPGSIVLSLNGFLPEMTEVYIFDLVGGVVRGDEDRLVHEVRNFLRRKGIRFQPYAWDADYRRGL
- a CDS encoding cytidylyltransferase domain-containing protein, giving the protein MDNFKALAIIPARGNSKGLPRKNIRLLGGIPLVAHAILTAQEAGCFDRIIVSTEDPEIAEVAVAYGAEIPFLRPQELAGDKESTTSAVNHLLLKLGEDNYYPDFYATLYPTHPFRNPRLVAELVSKGKEGMSPVFTARETVAGYSDYVSRDFNGQLTPIVPQNQIKTPSGRWYRSYGYFFGQKPKVHNSPYFHILQHPIEWVDIDTQHDMELAERIICRGLNNFEKAA
- the wecB gene encoding non-hydrolyzing UDP-N-acetylglucosamine 2-epimerase, producing the protein MKTIHLIAATRPNFMKVAPLWHALSSENDYTVKLVHTGQHYDYSMSQLFFDELKLPEPSVNLQTGSGSHATQTAAVMVAYEKYLLEQTPDVVVVPGDVNSTLACALTSVKMHIPVAHLEAGLRSRDKTMPEEINRVLTDAISSICWTPSEDASENLLQEGVEPNRISFVGNCMIDSLNTMMPAIQSRRAWEQFDIEADTYCVVTLHRPGNVDDPTRLKAIINALMELSVRMPLVLPLHPRTRQQLDNMGMLPTLEQHGSIHIIPPQGYLDFTSLMHRAALVITDSGGLQEETTILGIPCLTIRPNTERPITCTEGTNRLVEPDSITSAADDALGSGVTTPRIPTFWDGKTAQRIVTDLNERFANNRVDNG
- a CDS encoding glycosyltransferase family 4 protein, producing the protein MHIAMIHLCNNGFPPDIRISKEAHALVEAGHKITICTKTTSAHSKKFETFEPGIDVMREDVSGPPSWFARRKANFTLREAWVKPVVENYLDTCKPDIVHVHDFPYLPLVLDCAIPRGLPVVADFHENMPAAKRAWRSHLSPYMRFKASILFNYTLWRWHEKAAVEKCKRVVVVVPEGAERLLKYGLDQARIVTVSNTEDTTTFDFPVERADQNILDKYKDKWMVSYIGGIGPHRGWDTALDGAAHAAKLIPNFHLTFVGTNDESAARIRNYADSLGLGNSVEIINWQPFDTVNSYIHASRVCLVPHNDFEHTHTTVPHKLFQYMICKRPILASDCRPLKRILEETNSGYLFKANNAADFAAQLAHIHSHEEEAMHKAENGFAAATGPYAWKHDATRLVETYAALERELV
- a CDS encoding elongator complex protein 3; translation: MADISFTHPEPPPASSRVWPVFLPFAGCPYRCLFCAQDKQTGQGTAELASIFRDLELDLEQARVAGRGPYELAFYGGTFTALPVPWPERFLGLAVRFREQGLVTRVRCSTRPDCVDAALLSRLKAQGLDMVELGVQSFDDAILRASGRGYDGVTARRGCMAVQESGMGLGIQLLPGLPGDRPGVFQEDARLAAALKPEVARLYPCLVIRGTPLAAMWEQGDYAPWTLDRTREELALGLLSLWDTGVRVIRLGLPPEGTLAEHILAGPWHPALGQSVRGLALLEIVRTQVENAGFTPTAMDVPRRYQGELFGHANELAEKYAALGLGAGAVRYVDSTVFTVR
- a CDS encoding amidohydrolase family protein, whose protein sequence is MVELIRAAKAATMIPGTPVINDAAIIVDQGIIQKVGTYADLGPTFSGKVMDLGDVFLVPGLINAHSHLELAHLRGKCPSGKGFVTWVENLLKQPIFDLDPEALESACQELKRTGTFMVGDIATRFAKEMAGTLEASGLFFVVFCEAIGETVPKKTFIPQGEFEAGLISVAGHSLYTTHRDVLRAAKAETRLKGLPFSLHLAEHDEEVAIMADAPSEFLDMLHARGRLLDFEPPGKRPVQQAAALELLDETTLAVHCVKVTDADIETVRQSGATVCLCPRSNEFIGVGRAPWEKWLASGTPLCLGTDSLASNTDLDLWNEAVYLTQNFDGELRFDDVLAMMTRTPAKIMGVEHLLGTLEPGKIAAFAEVPDKIHDLF